A window from Natronorubrum aibiense encodes these proteins:
- a CDS encoding tRNA-guanine transglycosylase, giving the protein MLYRQRVLDLPHGELQTPVLFPVRNLGKRSSDNTPEYVGTIPDLPTAMINARAIRNRDPMWNRLTDGLSLRDEMGVPENTIVYADSGGYDFSQTEPDTTPRETLETQRLFEADIFGTVDIPLSRENRAAENQRRIEQSIELALEASDRHDGDELLLASVHGYDPETVRNSIQYLESRGDFDGYALGSLVPVRTDYEKVTKLVLAARTATDKHLHVYGLGGLVYQPLLLYLGVDSFDSSAFIRSAGNRNYLLPGFGGEELWNIDDLEYLPCPCPVCGSRTLDDIREDRDALVRHNLWALAAELRRFRYVAAAGKDIENYLDLRFQGNKVTQRAYRIAKQQVRRLA; this is encoded by the coding sequence ATGCTGTACCGGCAACGGGTGCTCGATCTTCCCCATGGAGAACTGCAGACCCCAGTTCTCTTTCCCGTCCGAAATCTCGGGAAGCGATCGAGTGACAATACACCAGAATACGTAGGGACGATCCCGGATCTCCCGACCGCGATGATAAACGCTCGGGCGATCAGGAACCGGGACCCGATGTGGAATCGGCTAACCGATGGACTGTCACTCCGGGATGAGATGGGCGTCCCGGAGAATACGATCGTCTACGCCGATAGTGGCGGGTACGATTTCAGTCAAACAGAACCAGACACAACGCCCCGAGAAACACTCGAGACCCAACGGTTGTTCGAAGCGGATATCTTTGGTACGGTAGATATCCCCCTCTCGCGGGAGAACCGAGCAGCGGAGAACCAGCGTCGAATCGAGCAGAGTATCGAACTCGCGTTAGAGGCAAGTGATCGCCATGACGGCGATGAACTTTTGCTCGCAAGTGTCCATGGGTACGACCCCGAGACAGTTCGAAACAGTATTCAATATCTAGAAAGTCGTGGTGATTTTGATGGCTACGCGCTCGGGAGTCTTGTTCCTGTTCGGACGGATTACGAAAAAGTCACAAAGCTAGTGTTGGCCGCGCGAACTGCGACGGACAAACACCTTCACGTGTACGGGCTTGGTGGCCTGGTTTACCAACCGCTTTTACTCTATCTCGGGGTGGACAGTTTCGACTCGTCAGCCTTCATTCGAAGCGCGGGGAATCGAAACTACCTGCTTCCCGGGTTCGGCGGTGAAGAACTATGGAACATTGACGACCTCGAGTACCTTCCCTGCCCCTGCCCCGTCTGTGGTTCCCGAACGCTTGACGATATCAGAGAAGATCGAGACGCGTTGGTAAGACACAATCTCTGGGCCCTGGCAGCGGAGTTACGTCGGTTCCGATACGTCGCAGCTGCTGGCAAGGATATCGAGAACTATCTCGATCTTAGATTCCAGGGCAACAAGGTGACACAACGGGCGTACAGAATTGCCAAGCAGCAAGTTCGGAGGTTAGCGTGA
- a CDS encoding queuine tRNA-ribosyltransferase tRNA-guanine transglycosylase codes for MRFYVPEWDDNVDAHYDFEHDEHSELGKDERELQYIWDIFDYETTPIDGVLISREQVEESATKFDQLTSHGVYDEQSGLNVPDWLPTISDCGAWGYKSLPFPPYGNDEMLAFYEDLDVTVGVTIDHLVLSSDHETRLYLNKRAFAESALTSSDLPEELTDEVDVMIDEWPTEWPEYVADHDSTIFDVSSVDPFEQEDFEGEPAAVLERLRDDPRAVYREDDTEFRYQLTLDNAAEMKDLYDANDYSFRLMVAIQGWDPMSYAQAADQVLDLGYQYVGIGGVAGTNASRIRDIVTGVGNAVKEHERARKTRVDTHVFGFAKTDAFDAIGRTGMSSFDSASMLRAAWTGGDNYHLDSEQRYDALRVRFGSNRDPLDKRIQTALRGQELLHSLRAFDECESISQAIQAWAAEAEQALNELSSYLEAHRHDDEYDQRLLRDIEEHFRDDYDHGRELRASFSRPFRKKVIKLLREDDPESPVDFEEYQTLIDTARDHFEGTFPRMADKLEQREEYSGEVATFDQVWQLVEDYASWIGDDNLLEEYKTLLREKPWRECDCRICEEYGIEVAIFRANNRNRRRGFHNTKRFYDQFREALPKTLIITPATDTITKTSTVEAHLLTERTDFWSNVHDLPVAEVGVISDTGVHEWWAKPPETISYESEAMAASVGEFCARYQNAFLYDPEETVSKDAIEAIERNGCVVESYENTEELRTAVLDRLGYDSEFLPEFMVQKGLMEF; via the coding sequence GTGAGGTTCTACGTCCCTGAATGGGATGACAACGTTGACGCTCACTACGATTTCGAGCACGACGAGCATTCTGAACTCGGAAAGGACGAGCGAGAGTTGCAGTATATCTGGGACATCTTTGATTACGAAACGACCCCGATAGACGGCGTTCTCATTTCGCGCGAACAGGTTGAAGAAAGTGCAACGAAGTTCGACCAACTCACATCTCACGGCGTCTATGACGAACAATCGGGGCTCAACGTGCCTGACTGGCTCCCGACAATCAGCGACTGCGGCGCCTGGGGTTACAAATCGCTCCCGTTTCCTCCCTATGGGAACGACGAAATGCTGGCGTTCTACGAAGACCTTGACGTCACGGTCGGCGTGACGATCGATCACCTCGTGCTTAGCTCTGACCACGAAACCCGACTCTATCTGAATAAGCGTGCGTTCGCTGAGTCTGCACTCACATCGAGTGACCTTCCTGAAGAGTTAACTGACGAAGTCGACGTTATGATCGACGAATGGCCGACGGAGTGGCCCGAGTACGTCGCCGACCATGATTCGACGATTTTCGATGTCTCGTCGGTCGACCCGTTTGAGCAGGAAGACTTCGAAGGCGAGCCAGCCGCCGTACTTGAGCGACTCCGAGACGATCCGCGGGCCGTCTACAGAGAAGACGACACGGAGTTCCGGTACCAGCTGACTCTCGACAATGCCGCGGAGATGAAGGACCTCTATGACGCAAACGACTATTCCTTCCGTCTCATGGTTGCAATTCAGGGCTGGGACCCGATGTCGTACGCACAGGCTGCAGATCAGGTACTTGACCTCGGATACCAGTACGTCGGGATCGGTGGTGTTGCAGGTACCAATGCCAGCAGAATTCGTGACATCGTCACTGGCGTTGGGAACGCAGTGAAAGAACACGAGCGAGCCCGCAAGACGAGGGTCGACACACACGTATTCGGCTTCGCAAAAACCGACGCGTTCGACGCAATCGGGCGAACTGGGATGTCGAGTTTCGACAGCGCGAGTATGCTTCGGGCGGCTTGGACCGGTGGCGACAACTATCATCTCGACAGCGAGCAGCGCTACGACGCCCTTCGTGTTCGGTTCGGATCGAACAGGGATCCACTTGACAAGCGAATCCAAACGGCTCTCCGGGGACAAGAACTGCTTCACTCGCTTCGTGCATTCGACGAGTGTGAATCCATCTCACAAGCAATTCAAGCATGGGCCGCTGAAGCAGAGCAAGCGCTCAATGAGCTCTCCTCCTATCTGGAGGCCCATCGACATGACGACGAGTACGACCAACGTCTCCTCCGTGATATCGAGGAGCACTTCCGCGATGACTACGACCACGGTCGCGAGCTGCGGGCAAGTTTCAGCCGCCCTTTCCGGAAGAAAGTGATCAAGCTGCTCCGGGAGGACGATCCTGAATCGCCGGTCGATTTCGAAGAGTACCAGACGTTGATCGATACGGCTCGAGATCATTTCGAGGGAACGTTCCCGCGAATGGCGGACAAACTCGAGCAGCGTGAGGAGTATTCAGGAGAGGTTGCGACATTCGATCAGGTTTGGCAACTCGTCGAGGATTACGCGTCGTGGATCGGCGACGACAACTTACTCGAGGAGTACAAGACACTGCTTCGAGAGAAGCCGTGGCGGGAGTGCGATTGCCGAATCTGTGAGGAATACGGGATCGAAGTCGCAATCTTCCGCGCGAACAATCGCAACCGCCGCCGCGGATTCCATAACACGAAACGGTTCTACGATCAGTTCCGAGAAGCACTGCCGAAAACGCTCATCATAACGCCGGCGACCGATACGATCACAAAGACCAGTACGGTCGAAGCCCACCTCCTCACGGAACGGACGGACTTCTGGTCCAATGTCCACGATCTACCGGTAGCGGAGGTCGGCGTGATAAGTGATACTGGTGTTCACGAGTGGTGGGCCAAACCGCCAGAAACCATTTCGTACGAGTCGGAAGCCATGGCAGCATCTGTCGGCGAGTTCTGCGCACGCTATCAGAACGCATTCCTGTACGATCCCGAGGAGACGGTTTCGAAGGACGCGATTGAGGCGATTGAACGCAATGGATGCGTTGTCGAATCGTATGAGAACACGGAGGAACTCCGAACGGCTGTTCTCGACCGCCTCGGATACGACAGCGAGTTCCTGCCGGAGTTTATGGTACAAAAGGGGCTGATGGAGTTCTAG